A single genomic interval of Arctopsyche grandis isolate Sample6627 chromosome 8, ASM5162203v2, whole genome shotgun sequence harbors:
- the LOC143915765 gene encoding cGMP-dependent protein kinase, isozyme 1-like isoform X1, whose translation MVRLTCPPFSWGEKGGFDLTQLPVEAPTAPSKPRETIRNFEPYPGQTPVIVPNEPSQPTPIVEPSNGNMDDENTRNTTTSMDEPPLKKNRPVSEFVMGDSKDEEEAAPIRKEGIIMSGIDSSQPLKEITYKKYEKNEQSYGVLKKALLANDFIRNLLDDDRMNSVIEAMQPEEYSADDFIIREGETGSHLYVSDVGSFEVIKSGKSVKKFGAGEVFGELAILYKAKRFASIKATSNARVWVLDRKVFQKIMVRSGKQEQEDNVRFLSSVPLLKDIHGSNLVKVSDFLKREFFAAGTMIVRQGEHGDKFYIIRGGTVIITKRLTDTGPDQFVNELSRGDYFGEQALLHEDRRLATVTAKAPGVECLTMERVPFNEFMGGIEDLKGKNYTSARPSNLVKRNQIAVTSEYEKIKLEDLEIVGTLGVGAFGRVELVQYGKNRTQTFALKRLKKVEVLYQQQQEHVFSEKSIMFRCNSPFICKLYRTYKDNKHLFLLMEPILGGDVWTILQKKGHFNEQVARFMSACVVEAFEHIHNLDIVYRDLKPENLMLDSRGYVKLVDFGYAKYLSSGSKTYTFAGTPEYVAPEVILGNGHDRAADYWTLGILIHELLVGKPPFRGTNQVKTYNLIIRGIDAIEFTSKIPKVAQPLIRKLCRSFPTERLGYLRNGIKDIKNHRWYMGFDWDKLREGKMTAPLIRPIKDHLDLTNFDKYEKYKMPPDETSGWDIDF comes from the exons ATGGTACGTCTTACTTGTCCACCCTTCTCGTGGGGAGAAAAGGGTGGTTTCGATCTGACCCAGTTACCAGTagaagccccaactgctccatcTAAGCCTCGAGAAACTATTAGG AATTTCGAACCATATCCTGGACAAACTCCGGTTATTGTACCCAATGAGCCTAGTCAACCTACTCCAATTGTTGAGCCAAGCAATGGTAATATGGACGATGAGAACACACGAAATACAACTACTTCAATGGATGAGCCTCCACTAAAGAAAAACCGTCCAGTTTCTGAATTTGTAATGGGGGACAGTAAAGATGAAGAAGAGGCAGCGCCCATAAGAAAGGAGGGCATCATTATGTCCGGAATAGATTCAAGTCAACCGCTAAAAGAAATAAcgtacaaaaaatatgaaaagaatGAACa GTCGTATGGTGTATTGAAAAAAGCATTGCTGGCTAACGATTTTATAAGAAACTTATTAGATGATGATCGAATGAATTCTGTGATTGAAGCAATGCAACCAGAAGAATATTCCGCAGACGATTTTATAATTAGAGAAGGCGAAACTGGATCTCATTTATATGTTTCGGATGTGGGTAGCTTTGAAGTCATCAAATCAGGAAAATCAGTTAAAAAATTCGGTGCCGGAGAAGTCTTTGGAGAATTGGCTATACTATACAAAGCCAAAAGATTTGCATCAATTAAAG CAACAAGCAATGCGAGAGTCTGGGTTTTGGATAGAaaagtttttcaaaaaattatggTCAGGAGCGGGAAACAGGAACAAGAAGACAATGTACGATTCTTGTCATCCGTACCACTTCTTAAAGACATACATGGCTCAAATTTGGTCAAAGTATCAGATTTCTTAAAACGC GAATTTTTCGCAGCTGGAACAATGATTGTGCGACAAGGTGAGCATGGTGATAAATTCTATATAATTAGGGGTGGTACTGTTATAATTACCAAACGGCTGACGGATACTGGTCCAGatcaatttgtgaatgaatTGTCTAGAGGTGATTATTTCGGAGAACAGGCTCTTTTACACGAAGATAGAAGACTTGCAACCGTTACAGCCAAAGCACCCGGCGTTGAATGCTTAACTATGGAAAGAgt acCTTTCAATGAATTTATGGGAGGCATTGAAGATCTAAAAGGCAAAAACTACACATCAGCTCGGCCATCAAATTTGGTCAAGAGAAACCAAATAGCAGTCACGAGTG aGTATGAAAAGATAAAACTGGAAGATTTAGAAATTGTGGGAACGCTGGGAGTCGGTGCATTCGGACGTGTTGAGCTTGTACAGTATGGTAAAAACAGAACCCAAACGTTCGCTTTAAAACGGTTGAAGAAAGTAGAAGTGTTGTATCAACAGCAACAGGAACACGTATTTAGCGAAAAAAGTATAATGTTCCGATGCAACAGTCCATTTATATgcaa attgtACAGAacatataaagacaataaacACTTATTTTTGTTGATGGAACCCATACTTGGCGGTGATGTTTGGACGATATTGCAAAAGAAAGGTCATTTCAACGAACAAGTAGCACGTTTCATGTCTGCATGTGTTGTTGAAGCTTTCGAACACATACACAATTTGGACATTGTGTATAGGGATTTGAAACCTGAAAACCTTATGTTGGATTCTAGAGGCTATGTTAAACTG GTGGATTTTGGTTATGCCAAATACTTATCTAGTGGATCTAAGACATACACGTTTGCTGGAACTCCCGAGTATGTTGCGCCGGAAGTCATACTCGGCAATGGACACGACAGAGCTGCTGACTATTGGACTCTCGGTATACTTATTCATGAATTATTGGTTGGCAAACCGCCATTCCGTGGAACGAATCAAGTGAAAACGTATAATTTGATCATCCGAGGAATTGATGCTATAGAGTTTACATCAAAAATTCCAAAAGTTGCACAGCCACTTATACGAAAATTATGCAGGTCTTTCCCTACCGAGAGATTGGGTTATTTGAGGAATGGAATAAAAGATATAAAGAATCACAG GTGGTATATGGGATTCGACTGGGACAAACTACGAGAAGGTAAAATGACGGCGCCATTAATTAGACCCATAAAAGACCATTTAGATTTAACAAACTTTgacaaatatgaaaaatacaaaatgcCACCCGATGAAACGTCTGGTTGGGATATTGATTTCTAA
- the LOC143915765 gene encoding cGMP-dependent protein kinase, isozyme 1-like isoform X2 gives MDDENTRNTTTSMDEPPLKKNRPVSEFVMGDSKDEEEAAPIRKEGIIMSGIDSSQPLKEITYKKYEKNEQSYGVLKKALLANDFIRNLLDDDRMNSVIEAMQPEEYSADDFIIREGETGSHLYVSDVGSFEVIKSGKSVKKFGAGEVFGELAILYKAKRFASIKATSNARVWVLDRKVFQKIMVRSGKQEQEDNVRFLSSVPLLKDIHGSNLVKVSDFLKREFFAAGTMIVRQGEHGDKFYIIRGGTVIITKRLTDTGPDQFVNELSRGDYFGEQALLHEDRRLATVTAKAPGVECLTMERVPFNEFMGGIEDLKGKNYTSARPSNLVKRNQIAVTSEYEKIKLEDLEIVGTLGVGAFGRVELVQYGKNRTQTFALKRLKKVEVLYQQQQEHVFSEKSIMFRCNSPFICKLYRTYKDNKHLFLLMEPILGGDVWTILQKKGHFNEQVARFMSACVVEAFEHIHNLDIVYRDLKPENLMLDSRGYVKLVDFGYAKYLSSGSKTYTFAGTPEYVAPEVILGNGHDRAADYWTLGILIHELLVGKPPFRGTNQVKTYNLIIRGIDAIEFTSKIPKVAQPLIRKLCRSFPTERLGYLRNGIKDIKNHRWYMGFDWDKLREGKMTAPLIRPIKDHLDLTNFDKYEKYKMPPDETSGWDIDF, from the exons ATGGACGATGAGAACACACGAAATACAACTACTTCAATGGATGAGCCTCCACTAAAGAAAAACCGTCCAGTTTCTGAATTTGTAATGGGGGACAGTAAAGATGAAGAAGAGGCAGCGCCCATAAGAAAGGAGGGCATCATTATGTCCGGAATAGATTCAAGTCAACCGCTAAAAGAAATAAcgtacaaaaaatatgaaaagaatGAACa GTCGTATGGTGTATTGAAAAAAGCATTGCTGGCTAACGATTTTATAAGAAACTTATTAGATGATGATCGAATGAATTCTGTGATTGAAGCAATGCAACCAGAAGAATATTCCGCAGACGATTTTATAATTAGAGAAGGCGAAACTGGATCTCATTTATATGTTTCGGATGTGGGTAGCTTTGAAGTCATCAAATCAGGAAAATCAGTTAAAAAATTCGGTGCCGGAGAAGTCTTTGGAGAATTGGCTATACTATACAAAGCCAAAAGATTTGCATCAATTAAAG CAACAAGCAATGCGAGAGTCTGGGTTTTGGATAGAaaagtttttcaaaaaattatggTCAGGAGCGGGAAACAGGAACAAGAAGACAATGTACGATTCTTGTCATCCGTACCACTTCTTAAAGACATACATGGCTCAAATTTGGTCAAAGTATCAGATTTCTTAAAACGC GAATTTTTCGCAGCTGGAACAATGATTGTGCGACAAGGTGAGCATGGTGATAAATTCTATATAATTAGGGGTGGTACTGTTATAATTACCAAACGGCTGACGGATACTGGTCCAGatcaatttgtgaatgaatTGTCTAGAGGTGATTATTTCGGAGAACAGGCTCTTTTACACGAAGATAGAAGACTTGCAACCGTTACAGCCAAAGCACCCGGCGTTGAATGCTTAACTATGGAAAGAgt acCTTTCAATGAATTTATGGGAGGCATTGAAGATCTAAAAGGCAAAAACTACACATCAGCTCGGCCATCAAATTTGGTCAAGAGAAACCAAATAGCAGTCACGAGTG aGTATGAAAAGATAAAACTGGAAGATTTAGAAATTGTGGGAACGCTGGGAGTCGGTGCATTCGGACGTGTTGAGCTTGTACAGTATGGTAAAAACAGAACCCAAACGTTCGCTTTAAAACGGTTGAAGAAAGTAGAAGTGTTGTATCAACAGCAACAGGAACACGTATTTAGCGAAAAAAGTATAATGTTCCGATGCAACAGTCCATTTATATgcaa attgtACAGAacatataaagacaataaacACTTATTTTTGTTGATGGAACCCATACTTGGCGGTGATGTTTGGACGATATTGCAAAAGAAAGGTCATTTCAACGAACAAGTAGCACGTTTCATGTCTGCATGTGTTGTTGAAGCTTTCGAACACATACACAATTTGGACATTGTGTATAGGGATTTGAAACCTGAAAACCTTATGTTGGATTCTAGAGGCTATGTTAAACTG GTGGATTTTGGTTATGCCAAATACTTATCTAGTGGATCTAAGACATACACGTTTGCTGGAACTCCCGAGTATGTTGCGCCGGAAGTCATACTCGGCAATGGACACGACAGAGCTGCTGACTATTGGACTCTCGGTATACTTATTCATGAATTATTGGTTGGCAAACCGCCATTCCGTGGAACGAATCAAGTGAAAACGTATAATTTGATCATCCGAGGAATTGATGCTATAGAGTTTACATCAAAAATTCCAAAAGTTGCACAGCCACTTATACGAAAATTATGCAGGTCTTTCCCTACCGAGAGATTGGGTTATTTGAGGAATGGAATAAAAGATATAAAGAATCACAG GTGGTATATGGGATTCGACTGGGACAAACTACGAGAAGGTAAAATGACGGCGCCATTAATTAGACCCATAAAAGACCATTTAGATTTAACAAACTTTgacaaatatgaaaaatacaaaatgcCACCCGATGAAACGTCTGGTTGGGATATTGATTTCTAA
- the LOC143915217 gene encoding uncharacterized protein LOC143915217 has product METHEACLNFPIKLEKIKCEPDTAFYSIDPIDNNEDEYSSKIFQNTSTKLKDPQYSKQPRIPFQDETPVIVKQENSFNSERESTGEPVITSESPKQYESEYNFTSTENSHKHNKYECQDCKRHFETEKSFNFHAFVCDKIDQDACKSVRGNAKLKRNDPEPKPLDTKPIKNDTEKSLNEELVKRDLFQCCICSAYFPNKILLHNHVCGKVRKISYPCSFCPREFSLKSCLTNHMKIHKYEPGRALKDCPSDFLKIPYSIGRIRSKTFQDKNIVFIDAGSSGDEFILPND; this is encoded by the exons ATGGAAACTCACGAGGCTTGCTTGAATTTTCCAATAAAATTAGAGAAAATAAAATGCGAACCCGATACAGCATTTTATTCCATTGATCCAATTGATAACAATGAAGATGAATATTCATCGAAAATTTTCCAG aacACTAGTACGAAACTTAAAGATCCTCAATACTCAAAGCAACCACGAATACCTTTTCAAGACGAAACTCCAGTAATTGTTAAACAAGAGAATAGTTTTAATAGTGAACG TGAATCAACAGGTGAACCGGTAATAACATCTGAATCTCCCAAACAATATGAAtctgaatataattttacatcAACTGAAAATAGtcataaacataataaatatgaatgcCAAGATTGTAAAAGACACTTTGAAACAGAAAAGTCGTTCAATTTTCATGCATTTGTATGCG ataaaattgaTCAAGATGCGTGTAAAAGTGTGAGAGGCAATGCAAAACTGAAGCGTAATGATCCTGAACCTAAACCACTAGATACTAAACCAATTAAAAATGATACTGAAAAATCGTTGAATGAAGAATTGGTGAAAAGAGATTTGTTTCAATGTTGTATTTGCAGTGCATATTTCCCTAATAAAATTTTGTTGCATAATCACGTATGTGGCAAAGTTCGTAAGATTTCATACCCGTGCAGCTTTTGTCCAAGAGAGTTTTCTCTAAAATCATGTCTGACGAATCATATGAAAATTCACAAATATGAACCAGGAAGAGCTCTCAAAGACTGCCCAAGCGACTTTCTAAAAATCCCTTATTCAATTGGTAGAATACGATCGAAAACTTTCCAAGATAAAAATATAGTGTTTATCGATGCAGGATCTTCAGGAGACGAATTTATTCTGCCTAACGATTAA